AATATGAAATTAGCCGGAGATCCAGTTACTAAATTAAAGTATAATTTACCTAAgcatttgataaatttttcGTAAATGTCAAATTTCCTAAAGTTTTCATGGTTTGAAATCAGCATCTCAAAGTGTGAAACAGATAGCTTAATAAAATCGCAAACGGATTGATCAGTTTGAGGACGTTCATACCCTTCACaaattattcttcttaAAACTTTTAGTGATAAATAAGAAACCTGCAAACTGGACAGATTTTCATAGTTGAGGTTGGAGGAAGTTGTccaattttcaaagaattgtAAGTATATCCTAACAATTAATGGGAATATCAAAGGAACTTTACTTTGCATAGCAGGTCGACATCTTCCTATTCTCGCCGTACCTAGTACTTTAATGATTTGATTCACATGCATCAATATGTTATAAATTTTAATCGAGTCTTTTCTTATGGTCTCATCGTTTAATAGGTTTTCCAAGTCCTCAAATAAATTTGGCCATTCTACCGGGAAATCTAGTCTTGCAATCCTTGCTGCAGCTTGTGCATTTTGTATACAAAGTTGATTGTTTTGTTCATCGATCATTTCAAAAAGACGACCTCTAATGGAAGCCTTTTCGTCTTTAGGTATAGCGTTAACTCTAGAGGACCTCCAATACTTATCCACACCGTTTTTAAACTGAATTACCGCCAACCATCTAATTTGCAATGAATTTGACAAATTGAGATATATCGACTGCAATAAGAAATGGAATCCGGCCTGAGTTTCCCATTGCTTTAGTTGTTGTTCGGCTAATTTTTGAACTTCAGACCTAATATGTTGTGGATTACTTGCCTGTTCAAGCACTTGAACCAAGTTTAACTCATTAAGAGAAGAGGTCATTTTTAGCGGATACCTTTTAAAGTTTTATTCGATTGAATGTGGAGGAAAGCCGGGACAGTCAACAGTTTGTCGTAACTCCTTTTCTGAATCACCGTATGTACCAAGAAAATCTGGCAGAATATTAAGTTACCCAATTATTGAATTTCAAGTCTTGACTAGTAAACGTGCGTTATGAAAGTACtagttaaaaaaaaaggtgatTTATTTGGagatattattttattcatCTTGCTTGAAGATGctcatcaaataaaaatcgTACGAAGAGATTTATTCTGCGTCTCACCAAAGTTGTGAGATTTGCAATTGAGAAGTATTTTGGGCACTTAATCCTTGTTGACTTTCACTTCCCTTAACGTTCTCCTCGTCGCTAAATTTTACAGAcgtttttaattttttactTGCTATATAATTCCATCTATTTATTTCAGCACCTAGTGGATGGAGCAGAAACTACGTGATCACTTTCATTACACGATCGAAAAATGTATCCATTTGCACATTTTGAATATTGTCAAACATGCTTGTAAAACTGTTCATATTGACTAGCTTATCCTTCTTTTCGCCGTTTATAAATTCCAAAGTGatgtcttcttcatcttcgtcgTTACTATCAGCATTATTATTCCTAGCAGCACTTTTTTTACCTCTTGAtgttaatttttttagttgCTCTGCAAACGCATCAGTGTTTGAGACGGTAGAAGTAGTGGTGCTACTTACCAGTCCATCCATTATGCTTTCATTATTAACTTCATCGGATAACTGAGTATTCACGGTGGTTCCGACAACACCTAATGTGGAATTTATGTCCAGGAATATGAAATCAGTGTCATAATTCCAACCGATCCAAGATATGTATTCGCAGTGTGTGAAGTTACCTAATTTTCTAGATAATTCAGAatcaaatataataatacgGGATTTGTATTTCGTGGTTGGTATACCTTCAAAATCAGTTAGTTGTTGATTTACTACGAGTGCAATGTTGCCTGTTTTTTCATCACAAGTAATCAGTCTATCCAGGTGACCGTTTTTGTAAACTCCGTTAACGAACGGATATAAGTCAAAACTGTTTATAACTTGACCTTGCAATAGGTTGATTGCACTTAATGTAGTTCTGGTAGCTACGATCAAATTCGTATCATTGATCAATTTAACGGTTTGGATTTCAGAGTCTAATGTGAATTCACTGACAGTCTTTGtattttccaaagattcaaactttttgaaagtgtCGAAATCTAGAATTTGCAATTTGTCATCAAAACCATGGAATATTAGAGACCCATCTTGAGACCAAGCCAAAGAGACAGAATTACTGAAGTGATTGAAATTTGGtaaggaaatttttttcaagcaCCAGTTGCTTTCATGAGAGTCGAATGACCAAAATTTCAACCCACCATTGTTATCTGCCGTTAAACAGCCTTGGCTATTATTGACAGATCTTGGAGAAGGCAAAATTTTGGTAATCGGGACACTTATTCCGTGTGGGTTTATCACTTTTGTCTTTAGATTCCAACttgtttcattatcattctTAGTCCAAAACTTGAGGACATGGGTTAAATCCTTGGAAGATAAAAGATCGTTTGGTGGATATTCAATTTCGTATGTAATCATCCATTGCCCATCTTTAGTGAATTTCAAGTCAGTTATTATTGGATCTTGTAAATTAAGTTCAAATCTAACTTTACCCATTGAGTTATTGACACCTGATGTTAAATACTGATAATTAACCTGTTCGTTTTTATaaaagtcaaaaatttgaatagCAGAAATGTGTGAGAAATATAAATTCTTGTTAATAGGATTTATTTCTACATTTGTGGTAAAATCCTGTCTTTTCGATTTAATCacttttcttgattgtttctttttagaGTGGTTGAGGGAGCCAATTGAGCTGGAGTTCTTAGTATTGATGGCAGAGATCGGTTGCTGAATGTGCTTTATGGTGCTACTAAACACCGGTAATGGCCCGTTAATCGATAATTTAGAGGTCAAGTCTGAAGCGCTCAAGAGTAAAAATTGATAGTCAGAATTTGAGTTGTTTTCAGTCATCTGTAAAATTAGAGAGTAGTAGTTACCTTGTGGCCCCAATACTTGACAGTCGATTATGATACCGTTCAAACGGGGCAGGAATTGCTGAGAGTTTGTTGCTAATTGCCATAAACTCATAACCTTCTCCCAACCACCAGACAATAAATAGGTTCCATCTTGTGAGAATGCTAGTGATAAAACGGAATCGATATGCCATTTGAGCAACCTTACTTGTAAATCGGCCAGGTTCACAATACTTATAACTCCAGAGGCAAACCCAATGGCTAATTGTTGACCCACATTGTCTATAGCCATACATGAAACGTATCTTGTATTAGAGGATAGGGATTGAGTCTGTGAAGAAAGGACGGAACTGAGGGGGAAGTTCATATTGACGGAGTCATCAAAAAGTGAAACAACTGAAATAGATTTGTGTTCATGGTCTTTGGTTGAAGCATCTTTGCATATATGAGTCAATAGTTTACCGTTGGAGGAAACATTCGACAATATGATGTTATTCCATTCTGCTTGGTCAGTTACATCAAATTGCTTCTTGGTGTCATTAAACTCCAGCCCGTGTAATCTATATGACTGTAACGAGTTGTGTGCCTTTTGGCTGGGGTCCTTGAATGTCGTCAAAAGCCTGTAGCTGCCCTTATTATGAAAAACATTCAAaagcttttcattttccaagGAGATTTTGAAGTGCTTAGGGGACTCCACCAGTTTTCCTTTATAGTTTAGAACGACCACATGGCCATTCTTGGTGAATACTGTAATTAGATGAGCATCCTCCTGTTGCGAAACAGTTATATCACCCAGCAGTATCTTCACAATGGATTCATTATCGTCTTGTTCCTGTGAAAAGATTTCGGACAGCGTGGAATTGTTCGCAAACTTCAAAGTCTTGACACATTGTCTAGTTTCCACTGAATATACCTTAATTTGGTTGTTGAAAGGGATAATATAGTTTCGTTGGTCGTGTGACAGACGGGCAATATTCTTATTGCCGGTCACTGAACTGAAATTATTCAACGTCGGTTTCCCACCAGATACGACCGAGAGTTTATACTGTTCAATACCCAGGGATTGCGTCATGCTGATGATTTCTTACAACAATTTTAGTTCCTACTTATATTTGGTGCGACAACAGCCTACATAACTCTTTTATAAGCTGTGCCAAAGATCATctgtttgaaaaatttcatctcatctcatcgccaggaaaaagaaaggaaaaattttttggttttcttttcaactgTCACATCACTTACCACGTACCCTAAGCTGTTGATTATCTCAACCCTAGAAATTCATTGTATTACCCTACCTTCGAAGGCCAAGATTCGACCCTTCAAAAAACATTAATCATCACGACGACGTTTTCAATCACGATGAAGCAGTGGTCTGCATTAATGGTTCTATCAACGACAATTGGTCTATAAAATCTGTTTTACACAGCAATAGATTCAATGGATGATTTTTGCTTATTCCCTTTGGACTTTCATTTTCGCGTCGCGTTCTATGccgttgttgttgttttttgtgTGGAAAAGCGGGCGGCgaaagttt
The DNA window shown above is from Saccharomyces mikatae IFO 1815 strain IFO1815 genome assembly, chromosome: 6 and carries:
- the NAN1 gene encoding Nan1p (similar to Saccharomyces cerevisiae NAN1 (YPL126W); ancestral locus Anc_8.626), with translation MTQSLGIEQYKLSVVSGGKPTLNNFSSVTGNKNIARLSHDQRNYIIPFNNQIKVYSVETRQCVKTLKFANNSTLSEIFSQEQDDNESIVKILLGDITVSQQEDAHLITVFTKNGHVVVLNYKGKLVESPKHFKISLENEKLLNVFHNKGSYRLLTTFKDPSQKAHNSLQSYRLHGLEFNDTKKQFDVTDQAEWNNIILSNVSSNGKLLTHICKDASTKDHEHKSISVVSLFDDSVNMNFPLSSVLSSQTQSLSSNTRYVSCMAIDNVGQQLAIGFASGVISIVNLADLQVRLLKWHIDSVLSLAFSQDGTYLLSGGWEKVMSLWQLATNSQQFLPRLNGIIIDCQVLGPQGNYYSLILQMTENNSNSDYQFLLLSASDLTSKLSINGPLPVFSSTIKHIQQPISAINTKNSSSIGSLNHSKKKQSRKVIKSKRQDFTTNVEINPINKNLYFSHISAIQIFDFYKNEQVNYQYLTSGVNNSMGKVRFELNLQDPIITDLKFTKDGQWMITYEIEYPPNDLLSSKDLTHVLKFWTKNDNETSWNLKTKVINPHGISVPITKILPSPRSVNNSQGCLTADNNGGLKFWSFDSHESNWCLKKISLPNFNHFSNSVSLAWSQDGSLIFHGFDDKLQILDFDTFKKFESLENTKTVSEFTLDSEIQTVKLINDTNLIVATRTTLSAINLLQGQVINSFDLYPFVNGVYKNGHLDRLITCDEKTGNIALVVNQQLTDFEGIPTTKYKSRIIIFDSELSRKLGNFTHCEYISWIGWNYDTDFIFLDINSTLGVVGTTVNTQLSDEVNNESIMDGLVSSTTTSTVSNTDAFAEQLKKLTSRGKKSAARNNNADSNDEDEEDITLEFINGEKKDKLVNMNSFTSMFDNIQNVQMDTFFDRVMKVIT